tgcatcccataattaaaataaaaatataccattttcttttactattttcccaataatgttatagaacctcgagctctctaagctcgatctcgatgaaatcctgaaaaaaaaaataaattcatattcgggtgagacacatctcagtaagggaagaaatcatatattaaagtagtgtgtggcaaacatgagtttataatcaacataatatttaaaatttgaaaatccttaacataatttccgaaatcattccctgatcctaatcaaacacatgcaaatgtttaacccacgagattacccaaggataggggtaattacctgcccatacaagtagcacccctctactctgatacttaggtaatcctaaggtcacaattaaaacataccagagcacttaccttactcagtaagccttcaagtgttaaattaatctcatactcacacattcaataatagtttaccggcaaaggccctaaggatagggaattctacccgtccatacaagtaggttccctctgccttagtgcgttatgcagctactgccacatctgaagttactagtgcattcgccttactcagcaagccctcaggcgaagagtacgcctcacccaattgtaacatgttttacgtacatacatacttctaatatcataatacatcattcttttctatcattatacattcatgcacattcattcctattcataacttaactttgtatttcgtttcactttaagtgactctttcctatttacatcatttacctttttcatttcatttcattgtcatttcatcgtcatttcattacataacatttcatttcattacttcgtactacagttggtctttagccatcatcagttagtctacgtagaaacgtgctagatctgctaacacagctccttttaactgtcatcagttagtctacaaagaagtgtgctagatctactaacatggctgtctttcagctgtcttacatttacatggttgcatttaacacacacaggcaacattgtccatatcatattttattttcattgttttacttacttagcctgcatctcatacatttaacatatatttgcacagattctcatgccacacaatttagcaataaaattcatacactgcctgtaaaataagccaaccaacatttaatgtttatatactgaaaatacctttcatttcttatttaattatcctgaaaatatttttctactttcatcagttcattttcacacatacatatataataaatagccctaaactcgaaaaaaatataatttaaacagttgacattttacccatactgaaacatatacatgtacatataacacaatttatttttccattaaattcataaaaattctgatttaatatatatttttccccttacctggtttcttgaactatgccaacagggactccgaaaaatacctgcgtcgctcacccggaccctgaaattaaattcctagttccaataaattattctcaaataaaatattatttaaatatttcctagggccataattcctaaataaataataataccttttaaatttagccaaattgtcaaatttcccaaatcccactctcgctttgaagtagggcctagaaaatcccaattgaaaaattacctatgccaaaatgacgacaacgacgactaggaccccgtggtggtgtccgttcgtcgatttaaccgcatattaatagcgaaattgagaaaatagagaaaaattacctttccccaggagtagtacctaagccattcccatgaaaaatctgctccagtagaaatgtcggcagcggaaccaggattccaacggcaccttccgtttcccgatccgctgcaaatccaccaagaaattaaagaaagagaggagagagatggaCACGGAGGTGGCTGAGCACGCAAGCTTTTTAGAGGGGGGTGGGGGGCGTGCTACCTGCTCcaggttcttcttctttcttctcttctttcttcttctccttatccttctgtcagatactttatatatatatatatatatatatatatatatatatatatatatattataataacttacttatatatatcattctaattagttttttttaaatccaatgtaaaaatatttaattaattactaattatttaattatttaatttatcttaatttaatttaatttctttattttaattttttttcttctttttcccacgccattccttttatttatttatctgttattttatttatttatatattttttaattgttttaatccttttaaatttccgggtctttacaCAGGCAGTGCACAGATAACCTCCAAACCTATATTTGTGAGGGAAGGATTATTTGCTTCCAGAGGTGATACACTGCATCCACCACGAGCTTTATTTGCCACCTGATCAGGCTTGCCAAGATGAGAGAGACCATAGTCTCCGCTTTCAGTACTCTCCACATCCTTATCATCCAGACATTCCCCATCGACGATAGGATTAGGAAGCGTTTCCTCACCAAGAATATCCACTTCAGAATTGAGATAGTGTTTGACTGTGTTGCTGTCATCTCCCAACCTAACAACATAATCACCCAAGAAACCAGCCTTAGGAGAAGATTGAAATCTATTTCCAAAATCAACATCAGGACAGAGAATTCCCTCATAACTTTCCATATCTCTATTTGTCACCATAATTTTGCCACCCAAAGAATCATTTCCAGATCCTTCTGCTCTTCTCACACAAAATGCGGAAGGGGAGAGACCATGTTTATCAATTCTACTCTACTTTTCATTTCCAGCTAGCTTCCTGTAATCCAGCATCCAATTTGATATTGCCTTTCCCCTCAATGGTATTGTTAATACTAGCTTGAGAAGCCAGGGAAATCTGCTCCATAAATGGATTCACATCCATATGTATTCCCTCATTCACCTTCTTATCCTCCCcaattttcatttggttttcattCCCAGCAATATTATTCTTAAGTACACAAACTTTTTTAATAGTTGCACTTtcctttccttctttttctttcttcctaCTATAGATATTTACTGAGTGACCCACCATTTTGCAGAAGGAACAATACCTAGGGAGGTTTTTATAGAACACTTCTTGGTCCCTTCTGTGTGTCCTTGAAAATTcatattagaaaattaaaaaaaaaaaaaaactccatttcaaatatgttgtgtatgcttaaaaaaatgaataatttttgttggttttcaaaacagagatgaaaattattttgcgttttttgagtaaatgaagaaatgaataataGGTAAAAGTTATATCCTTTGTTAGATGGTAATAtttatatcctttgttagatTCTTAGTACTTCATCGGATGTAATAAATGAGTCCATTGTAAACTCACTGTGCATCAACATCATTAGATGCATTTTCTCAGTAGATGTGCAAGTCTTACGAGCaataataaattgtgttttaacagtttcctggtaatattttcttgatgtatagtattatgttatatgaattgtatattgaactactggaatacatgcttgtgttgaacgccaactacatgactgatgcagtacattgtgaattgcatgctagtagtggatttaggttctcgcatgctcaaactcactagtatctgtatgatgcgtattattgtgatttgtttgcttgaatctattaggtttattacaagaattttttttggaaatgtccaatttacagacggtatgctgctgaaatttcggtaAAGTTTTTCCACAATTATCCCgtgtacaaagaaacgtatgcatgatcagtaaaaacttaaagtcattctaactcgcgcctctcacgtgttgatatttttaagaaaagaggtgatcttaggcttatcattcaaaatctaaaacacttggctaagaataaCAATGTATAatatacagtgaaaggtcaagaactaaatgccatataagtaagtgaaagccacttatgaacattaaaacccattaaagaatcacaacttgaaacctcctatatattgaaaacttttatagtcaaactcaagttagcaaattaaatcctaaggaccaaagacaaactcaaaaatctccaacaaagcaaaggcaatcttaaaaccttctaaactaAGATTCAACCACTAtcactgaatagaagaaaaacaaaccataatccatttccttaatctataaccaaagctttttatgtccataactgaatccaagaaaccccaactcaatctatcacaactCTTATCACAATCTAAATAACAatttcatgcacaacccaagctgcatgaagaatgcttgagaagcaaccgtctggacaaaactagaaaatcttagttgaattgtgttttaacgttttcctagtaatattttcttcatggatggtattattttatatgaattgtatatttaactactggaatacatgcttgtgttaaatgccaactgcatggttgatgcagtactttgtgaattgcatgctggtagtggatttaggtttttgcatgctcaaactcactggtatctacatgatgtgtattattgtgatttgtttgcttgaatctattaggttttagTGCagaaattttttggaaaatgtttaatttacagacggcatgctgccgaaatttcggtaaaGTTTTTTCACAATTATcccatgtacaaagaaacgtatgcatggtcagtaaaaacttaaagtcattttaactcgcgcctctcacgtgttgatattcttaagaaaagaggtgatcttaggcttatcattcaaaatctaaaacacttggttaAGAACAATAATGTATATAATAcggtgaaaggtcaagaactaaatgccatataagtaagtgaaagccatttatgaatattaaaacccattaaagaatcacaactcgaaacctcctatatattggcaacttttatagtcaaactcaagttagcaaattaaatcctaaggaccaaagacaagctaaAAAATCTCCTACAAAGCAAagacaatcttaaaaccttctaaatcaggattccaccactatcattaaatagaagaaaaacaaaccataatccatttcctcaatctataaccaaagcttttatgaccataactgaatccaagaaatcccaactcaatctatcacaaatCTTCttacaatctaagtaacaacttcatgcacaacccaagttgcatgaagaatgcttgagaagcaacttggacaaaactagaaaaccttagttgaattgtgttttaacgttttccggataatattttcttcatggatggtattatgttatatgaattatatattgaactattggaatatatgtttgtgttgaacgccaactgcatggttgatgcagtacattgtgaattgtatgctggtagtggatttaggttctcgcatgtttgaaatgttttattttgtgaaaacaatcatgtttcaggtacatgttttataggaaaatgtccaatttacaaacggcatgttgccgaaattttgttaaaatttttcaaaaaaaaaaaaaaaaatcacgtacaaagataattatgataaaatgaatgttaaaatatttttgaaaggatgagtgaaagttaaactaaaagtcatttcattaagtcctaaatctgcatctattaacatacatgacatatcatttgcttttaactatggataagcattatcatttgtccaccactagggatactctgttttgagaacgagttaaagtgtttacatgcGTTGTTCGATGCATGCAATTGTATATATTCATATGTAtgccattcacattcatttcagctattcgtttagggttgaaaattattgtacgacgcactttctatatttttcttcctgattatactgagcgccagATCTCCATTTGGTTCTCCAttcatatactaatttttttttatgattcttaatttatagggtttgcggctgtcatAATATCAGCACAATGCCATGAATACACTACAGTCGTcgaatgcaacttttgattattttttttttgtaatttttattgttatttgaacaaataaaatttctgtattttaatttgaatttgtataatgtatacAAATGTTTGAacaaatgttattttttttattttaattgaatttgtatttgaattcaaaattttgaataatttatgatttttgtactaattatggttttaggttatgtatgcgaaaatgtaattacagatttttacagaaattgatgattcaaaaaaattagtattaaatttttttttaatttcttaattattagtgaacgattcaaattcgtcactaataataagataTTAGGGTCCAATCAAATCCACATTATAATTAAAAGAATGGCTAGAGAGCTGCAAAGAAGCATTCACATGGGCTTCaactttttgattttttaatgtttttgtataaataataatttttgaaataaataagaaGAATATAAATATCATGTATTCAGATGACATAGCTAAAATGGAACTTATAATGGAGATTTTTATGTCATAGTCTTAAAACAAAATGTAAATATTCAAGTTTGCCTATTTTCTTAGaataaaatgcaaaaataaattGTTTGGTGGTTGTGTTTGATAAATTTGTATTGAGCATTTCAATTTCTATACAGGGATTTTTGTCTAtatagggattttttttttgaattttataacttaaaaaatatttgaagtttttaaaatatagagAAAATGCCATTAAAATTTAGGTAGCCTATAATtaatcatgatttttttttatctagTGCTATCTCTACTGACATATTGATTAATATCCTGAAATTACAACATAGTATATTGAATTATTTTTGAGTGGTTGGTTTACACTAATAAAGTGTGATTTGCACCTTAGAAAAACCTAagtaaaatatctttttaaaatttttttaaaaacattgtGAGAATCGATTCAAACTCGAATAATTGAATCAATCGGTTAACGAAAGATTTTGAACTCACCCGACATTCATATATTGCATTTATTCTCCTTTTacattatttataaaataattcatCAAAGATATTTTAAACAAACCAAATCATCCTTCAATCTCCTAAAAACATTCATAAAAGTAAACTTTAAATAGGTATATGTAAAGATATCATAGTCATTAAATATGACTTTAACCCTTAAAgagtaatttaataaaataaaattttaattaaaaaattagcaaaaattaattaaagttaagatatataatataatatagggGACGAATCtatacatatttatatgataGATATGGTTGGGTCACCAATGTTTGGGATGAGAACAAAGGTCGCATGGGCAACACGTAAACCCAACTCATAACGTTGCCTTGGCCGCGACCCGGGTGCCTTCACGCCCATTCATTTCTGAATTTTCTGACAAATGTATGAACCGACAACTGGCCCTTGTGCTCTTAGATTTTCCCCTGATCACAGGATCTTTCCTTTATCATCCTTCCTTCAAAAAGCGGATTTCCCATGtcctactctctttctctctatatAAATATATCCTTTTCGAAATCTCTGTCTTCTTTTTCAATCGGAGAAGAAAGCcagaaaataataaagaaaaaggggTAATGGGTGCAGCCGGCGAGGTTCTGCGGCGGCGGTTGCCGGAGGTGGTGGAGCAACTCCATGTTCTAGCCGTGGATGACAGCCACGTGGATCGCAAGTTCATCGAGCGGTTGCTCAGGATATCTGCTTGCAAAGGTATTAATTGTTAGCTTATGTGATTTGGGAATGGCTTGTATTTTATCGATCTTGAGAGCTGGGGTTTAATTTTTTGAGTTGGTTGGGAATTTTTCAGTGACGGCTGTGGAGAGCGGGACGAGGGCACTGCAGTTTCTGGGGTTGGATGGGGAGGGGAGCTCTGTTGGATTTGATGTAAGAACATGTTTGTTCTCTAATGCACTTTCTTTtttgtttggttgctgagaaacCGGGGGAAAATGTATAGAATTTCCAGTAATCCCGAGGATTTCAGTTCTCATTCAAGATTAtttttctggttttttttttttttaaattcttttttgaTGATTTATTTGCTGTGATTTTAGGGATTGAAAGTGAATCTGATAATGACGGATTATTCCATGCCTGGGATGACAGGATACGAGTTGCTGAAGAAAATCAAGGTTAGATATTCACTAGGCAAAAAATCTTCAATTTATTATTTTCGTTGTTGTTAAATTGCTGTAATGATTTAACGGCGTaggatttaattttcatattggcaGGAATCATCGGCTTTTAGAGAGATACCAGTGGTGATCATGTCCTCTGAGAATGTCCTGCCTCGCATTGACAGGTATCATTCTTGCTCCAAATATTTTTTGCTTGCAATAGCATTTATTCCTTGCCCATTTGGTGTCATTAACAGCTTAGTGGTTTATTGACATGATCTCTGTGTGGAGGTTACAAATTTGATGGATCTTCTTCTGTTTAATGTGATCAATAAGCTTCCCAatacctttctctctctctctctctctcaccaaaatttgtgaattttatgATAAACACTTGAGGATGTGTATGGTTCAACAGCCATAGGCTAATGCTTAAGCTGATAGGTTCTTGGTCAagtatatatatgcacacatgtATATATCGATATCATATGTCTCAATCCTAATCAATTTTTTCTGGGGTTTTAGTCTTCAAATCGCGTTGATTTGAAGATGCTTTGTAAGGATTGATATTTAATTAGAACCTAGTGTATCAGAGGCCATAACACATCCTTGTATTCATCCATCTTGACTTGAATCAAGTTTTTGGTGCTTGGTTGATCAAATCATCACGATTCGATGATGCTTTATAATGATTTATGTTCACTTTAGAACCCAATGAAATGTCAATGACAATACTCACGAAATCTCGACTCACCTGTGAATTGAACTGTTCCAGAAAATCCTTAGAGCTAATCTAGTGTTGCATCAGCTTTCAAATTTTTAGTACACATTTTCATTAGGGACTATAGGATACCGAAAAACCCTGTGGCTTCGGAAAGGTTAAACATGACTTTATGAGGTTCATAATTTTAAATAGTTCTCTGCGACTGAATCATAGgtgttaacataatattctttTGTTCTTTGTGATTGAATTATAATAGGTGTTTGGAGGAAGGGGCAGAGGAGTTCATAGTGAAACCCGTAAAACTATCAGATGTGAAGCGCTTGAAGGATTATGTAATGAGAGGGGAAGGAGATGAGAACAAAGAGAAAGGAACCCAAAAGCGAAAACAACGAGATGAGAACAAAGAGAAAAGAACCCAAAAGCGAAAACAAGAAGATGATTACGACATCCTACAGTCCTCGCCTCAACCATCATCATTGTCACTCGGTTCAGATTTGTCATCCCTACATTCTTCTCCATCGCAGCATTGCCCTTCAAAACGGTCCAGATTATGTGACAGCCAAGATTGATCAATTGTCATTTCAATTTCTGCAGCATATTTTGTCATCCCTCCTTGCTTGTAAGGCGTGTGGCGTCACTAGGTGACCATTCTGGCGGAGACgatttcatcttcttcttcttgtgtgGCATTTTGTGGATCTTATATTTTTGTAGATGCTAACATAAAAAGAATGGATTCTGATCAAGgaaatggaaagaaaaaatatatatatacaagaaaaAGTCCCAAGAATTAATTTTGTTCTTTTTCATTCTGCagcttataaaattttatataagaTTGGAATACCAAATGTCTAGATGTTCATCTGATCTTTGTTATTGGATTTTCTGTAGCCTGTCTCTGGTATTATCTGCATACCACAAGAAGGAGATTCGTATTTCTTATTAACTGGATAAAGggtaaaaatagaaaaataatatctAAGCCTACTTTTGGAATTACTTGAAAAATAagcatatatattaattttaaaattttaataaaagatTTAATTGATTTGTTAATTAGGCTATATttacaattttaattattttgcGAACTAGGCAATATTAAAAAGGTTGActataaatgttaattaaaaataatattaatttgaaattttttatataaaaatttaactGTTAGAAAATACATAAACTGTATATTATAAGTGCTAGCTAAAcatgttaattaattttttaacagATAGAATTAAATGCCAATTAAAAATGTTcattaatataaaaattaatta
The Malania oleifera isolate guangnan ecotype guangnan chromosome 13, ASM2987363v1, whole genome shotgun sequence DNA segment above includes these coding regions:
- the LOC131146306 gene encoding two-component response regulator ARR6-like, which codes for MNRQLALVLLDFPLITGSFLYHPSFKKRISHVLLSFSLYKYILFEISVFFFNRRRKPENNKEKGVMGAAGEVLRRRLPEVVEQLHVLAVDDSHVDRKFIERLLRISACKVTAVESGTRALQFLGLDGEGSSVGFDGLKVNLIMTDYSMPGMTGYELLKKIKESSAFREIPVVIMSSENVLPRIDRCLEEGAEEFIVKPVKLSDVKRLKDYVMRGEGDENKEKGTQKRKQRDENKEKRTQKRKQEDDYDILQSSPQPSSLSLDYVTAKIDQLSFQFLQHILSSLLACKACGVTR